The following is a genomic window from ANME-2 cluster archaeon.
AGTCTGGGCAATATACTGGGCAGTTACTGGGCTTACACAATGCTGAACTGGGGCGGGTACTGGGCATGGGACCCTGTTGAGAATGCCTCGTTCATGCCATGGCTCACTGCCACCGCCTTCTTCCACAGTTTCATGATACAGGAGCGCAAGGACGGTATGAAGGTCTGGAACATCATATTGATCATGCTCACCTTTGAACTGGTACTCCTGGGTACACTCCTGACCAGAAGCGGCATCATAGCATCAGTACACAGTTTCGGGCAATCTGAGGTCGGTCCTTATTTTATCGGTATGATGGCTGTGGTACTCGTGGGGTCTATCGGACTGCTCATCTGGAAATACGAATCCCTGGATAACAGGAAGATCTACGAATCCGTTGTGTCCAGGGAGGTCAGTTTTATCGCCAATAACTGGATATTCATCGGGGCTACCTTTGCCGTGATATGGGGTACCCTGTACCCTATTGTATCTGAAGCCTTCAGGGGTTACAAAGTAATGGTGGGGCCCCAGTTCTTTAACCAGGTAAATGTACCCTTTGGTCTGGCATTGATCATCCTGATGGGGATATGTCCCCTGATAGGGTGGCGAAAGGCTTCGATATTGAACCTGAAACGCAGTTATACCTACCCTGCTGCTCTTTCCGTTGCGCTTACCGTGGTTGCATTGCTATTGGGTGTTGACAATATCTATATATTGATACTGGTATTTGGATGCGTTTTTGCCACAGCCACCCACATACTCGACTCAGCACGTAACGTCAAACACCAACATAAAATGCATGAAGAAGGGATACTGTACAGTGCCTGGCATACCTTCTGGAACAACAGGCGCACCTATGGGGGATATGTGGCCCATATCGGAATGGTCCTGCTGGTCATTGGGATAGGTGCTTCGTCAGTCTATTCACAGACCGAGAGCATAACGGTGCACTCGGGAGGTTCATATTCTGTTGGTGATTACACCTTTGTGATGAAAGGATTCGATCAGGAGCAACGGGAAAACAAAGTTGAGAATATTGTCCTGCTTGATGCGTATAAGAACGGGAAGTACCTTGAAACAATCACTCCGTCCCAGTTTCATTATCCAAAACAGGACCAGGATGTGGTCAAGCCATGGGTCTGGAAACGGCCCCTGAGTGACGTTCATTTTACGGTACAGTCGATAAGCAGCGGCAGTGCCACATTGAAGGTCAAGATCCTGCCCCTGATGAATGTGCTGTGGTATGGGGCATATGTTGTCACACTGGGTACCATGATAGCCATTACTGCGAACGTAAAGGTCAGGCGGCGGAGGGGTGCATAATGAAGAAAATACTAGCAACAATACACGTGGTATTACTCATGATACCGGTTCTGATGATGCTGGCCATGCCAGCTGCGGCTGCTGATTCACCACAGGTGGTTGAGATCACTTCAAACCTGAAATGCCAGTGCGGATGTACCATGATAGTTACGGACTGCAACTGCCAGGAAGCTGCTGATATTCGCAATGAAGTCAGTTCAATGGTGCAACAAGGTATGAGCAGCAAGCAGATCATCAGGGAGCTGAAATTCCTGTACGGTAATGAGATACTGGCCACACCCGAGAAGACGGGTTTTGACCTGTCACTCTGGATATTGCCTGGTGTTGGCGTGATGACAGGCGGGTTATTGATCTATTTTGTATTGAGCAGGAATAAAATGTCTGAAGAGGAGATCTTTGAGATGGAATACCAGGAATATATGGATGAAAGCAGTTTGTGGGGGCAAGAAAATGAATAATGTTTTCATAAGGGCCATACTTTTGATCACGGTAATAGTGAGTTTCGTTGGCCAGGTACAGGCACAGGACAGTATGACCATAAGCGGGCATGTCTCCTTGAATGGAGGTATCGGTTCTGGTCTTGATGTGACACTGAACAGGGTTGCGGACGAGCAGGTCACAAGAATTACTTCTACCGTTACCGACTCATCAGGAACCTATCGTTTCGAGACCGTACCCGGCGATTACCTGGTAAATGTCTCGTTTAAAGACAGTACCCATCACAGCATGGTATCCCCCCAGAACCCTGTTGCAGATTTTGACTTTTCTGGTAATATCGAGGGCTGGGTAATCCATGCCGGAGGTAAGGATGTGTCAGGCATTCCCGTGAATTTGAGGAGCAGTTCCAATACCGTCTGCGCCAGCACAACGACCGATGGATCAGGACATTACACATTTGCCAACGTTGACCTGTCCGTACACCGGGTCCAGGCAGAGTATATGTATGTTGGCTATAGCAGTGAAAATGTCACGGTAAACAGGATTTCCACCATCGCAAATATCACCATTTACGATTCCACGATCCTGGATACCAACATCAGGACAGTGGCAGACCATATTGTCATCGGGCAGGATATGAACGGACCCTGGGTGCAGGAATACATACAGTTCGTGAATATGGGGAACACTTCCTATTACGGACCTGATGGTGTTGATGTAGGGATTGGAATCCCGCTTATGATAAAGGACCTGCAGACCGATATCATGGATTGTTGCCTGGTGCGTGAAGATAAACGGTTATGGGTAGACCCCATGGAACCCCTGCTGCCGGGTGGCACCACAGAGGCTACCATTTCTTATTACCTTGATACGGATGAAAAGGAATTTGTCTTTGAAAAGGATATTCTGTACCCTTCCTCGTATCTCATGGTGTTCGGGGACTCTGATTCCGGAATTGACCTTACGAGCCAGGCCACGGCTACCGATACTGAGAATATGGACGGCAGGAACTACGATGTGCTGAGATTCGCCCATCCGGGTCCAGGTGATACGATAGTCTTTACCGTTCGTGGTTATAC
Proteins encoded in this region:
- the ccsA gene encoding cytochrome c biogenesis protein CcsA, with translation MDSGQFSITIALMLTLFTAVAYAAGIITKKEQYIKSGTIAVYLIAAFTTVASFALLMTFINRDFQNLYVAMYSSRDLPLFYTISAFWAGGNGSLLLWIWLISLFIAFLVYREPRDDLLKYSVVVLMAIQSFFLYMLVFLSNPFNRLDFLPPDGQGLNPLLQDPGMVFHPPTLFIGYAGFVIPYAFAMAGLYLGNSDWVYRIRRWTLFSWLFLSLGNILGSYWAYTMLNWGGYWAWDPVENASFMPWLTATAFFHSFMIQERKDGMKVWNIILIMLTFELVLLGTLLTRSGIIASVHSFGQSEVGPYFIGMMAVVLVGSIGLLIWKYESLDNRKIYESVVSREVSFIANNWIFIGATFAVIWGTLYPIVSEAFRGYKVMVGPQFFNQVNVPFGLALIILMGICPLIGWRKASILNLKRSYTYPAALSVALTVVALLLGVDNIYILILVFGCVFATATHILDSARNVKHQHKMHEEGILYSAWHTFWNNRRTYGGYVAHIGMVLLVIGIGASSVYSQTESITVHSGGSYSVGDYTFVMKGFDQEQRENKVENIVLLDAYKNGKYLETITPSQFHYPKQDQDVVKPWVWKRPLSDVHFTVQSISSGSATLKVKILPLMNVLWYGAYVVTLGTMIAITANVKVRRRRGA
- a CDS encoding cytochrome c-type biogenesis protein CcmH, with translation MKKILATIHVVLLMIPVLMMLAMPAAAADSPQVVEITSNLKCQCGCTMIVTDCNCQEAADIRNEVSSMVQQGMSSKQIIRELKFLYGNEILATPEKTGFDLSLWILPGVGVMTGGLLIYFVLSRNKMSEEEIFEMEYQEYMDESSLWGQENE